GGCTCGAGTGGCCATGGGTTGGCTCGGCGAACTATATGGTAAGTCATTTGATGCTCCCCGCGATAGGATTCATGAGACAAGCGACGGCGAGATAGTGAGTGTGGGGGATATATCGCTTAAAGTGATTCACACCCCCGGCCATGCTAGCCACCATCAATCCATATTAATGGATCCCGGCGGAGTATTGTTCCTGGGGGATGCGGCGGGCATTTACTTGTCTGATTTCGATTACGTGATTCCAACCACAATGAGCCCAGTCAGGCTGGATTTATACCTGGATAGCATCAAGAAATTAATACGGGCGAACCCATCTAAGTTAGCCTACACTCACTTCGGCATAGTGGATAACGCGGTGCAGAGGTTGGAGAATCATGTGGCCCAGGTAGAGGCTTGGATGAAGGCCCTAACCGAGGCCAAGGCGGAGAAGACAAATGCTGAGGAGATACTGATCGAAAAGGATCAAAGGCTGCGGCAAGTCATTGATGGGATTCGGAGAAAAAAAGCACATTACCACTTATTTAAGATGGCGGTCGAGGGAATGGTTGAATCACTTGGGCCCCAATGATATCGCAGCCCCTGGAGCAGTTCACTTAGAATAGTTTAGGTTAAGATTAAATAAGGGTAATGGTAGAGTTTTTATATGGATATTAATTCCTGCCTGACAGTGCTTATACCGGCCAAGTTAGAGGAGGGGATAGGTAAGGTCATAGAGGAACTGCATGGATATGGCATAAGCAATATAATTACCATTGTTGATGACTTCAGTGATCCAACGGCTAAAATAGCGGAGTCCCTCGGGTCCCAGGTACTTAAGAGCGCT
This sequence is a window from Thermocladium sp. ECH_B. Protein-coding genes within it:
- a CDS encoding MBL fold metallo-hydrolase, with amino-acid sequence MKLNRYNDTLSQIDLEPGNFNGLVSVYLIEAGNKVAIIESGPAVTATDLASFIRGKNVTHVLVTHVHIDHGGGAGGLARFFPAMIYAHPKASKVIMNPDIIWEPARVAMGWLGELYGKSFDAPRDRIHETSDGEIVSVGDISLKVIHTPGHASHHQSILMDPGGVLFLGDAAGIYLSDFDYVIPTTMSPVRLDLYLDSIKKLIRANPSKLAYTHFGIVDNAVQRLENHVAQVEAWMKALTEAKAEKTNAEEILIEKDQRLRQVIDGIRRKKAHYHLFKMAVEGMVESLGPQ